CTGATGGTACATATCCAGCAGGTTGAGAAAAGCCAGAAGAACAGGAGAGTCCATGAGGTCAGGAGGCCTAACCCTTTTTACCAAACAGGTTCCACCAGAGGTGGTTGCAGCAGTGACCGTACTCACAGTTGAGACTATAGACTAGGCACGAATGCCTGCTTGGGTGCAGCaagagtggacacatggtcAGGGAGTGTCCACAAAATAGGGGTTAGGCTAGAGTTGATTAGGCTACTGGAGCCGATCCTCCTAAGAGGAACAATTTCTACGCCCGGAAGGGCAGGGCATAGCAGGAAAAGTATGCTGATGTGGTCACAAGTATGCTGCAAGTTTTCTCaacatttttttatgatatactTGATGTAGGGTCTACGCTTTTTTTTGACTCCCTCGCTTGCTGTTACTTTTGAAACAATACCTGAggttttgcatgatcctattgTAGTGATTAATCCCTTAGGAGAAAATGTGAGAGCTTATAGGGTTCATAAAGACTGCTCAATAGTAgtatgtggtaagactatgtgtgcagacCTTTTTGAGTTACCCATGaatgattttaatataatactTGTTATGGACTAGATCAAAAAATGTTATGCCTTCATGGATTGTCGTAGTAGTGTAGTGAGATTCTGTTTCCCTAATGAAGTAGAGGTGGTCTGGGAGGGGAACAATACGAGTAGTTCATGTCCCTTGATTTTGAACCTAAAAGCTAATAAAATGATGTACAACGGATTATTATATCATCTTGTATCTAGATCATGatattccttccatagactctgtGCATGTGGTGAATGAGTTCAAAGAAGTTTTCCCCGATTATTTGCCTTGAGtccctccccctcgagagactGATTTTTGTATAACCCATAGATACCGATACAAAACATATTTCAATTGCTCCCTACAAAATGTCtccagctgaactcaaagagttgaagatgTAGTTAAAAGATGTCACTGATAAGGGGTTCATGCAGCcaagcatatccccttggggcgctccacTACTGTTTGTTAAAAAGAAGGATGGAACCCTCAGGTTGTGTATTGATTATTGACAGCTCAATAAAGaaactataaagaacaagtatccacttcccagaatagatGACTTATTGGTTCATCTCCAAGGGTCTAGTATCTTGTCAAATATTGATCTTCGTTCCAGGTATCatcagcttagggttagggatgaaaATATCCCAAAGACAACCTTTCctacccgttatggtcattataagttcctagttatgtcattttgtctcactaatgcactagctgcatttatggacctcatgaatcgagtcttccgtgaataccttgattctttcgtcatagtatttaTTGATTACATCGTCATCTACtgtaagaccaaggaagagcatgaacatcattgagactaaccttgcatgtacttagacaacatcatttttatgccaaattcagtAACTGTGAATTCTGGCTTTGATCAATGACCTTCATGGGTCATGTTGTGTACGATCAGGGTGTGGAGGTGAACCCTAGGAACACTGAGGTTGTTAAGAACTGGTAAAAACCTTTTACTTACACCGATATCCGTTGATTTCTGGGACTGGCTGGTTACTACCACAGGTTCgtggagggtttttcttccattgctgccccactGACAACTTTAACTAAGAAGAAAGTCAAGTTCAAATGGGCGGAGACTTGTGATAAGAGATTCCAGGAGatcaaggacagactcacttcagctCTAGTGCTTATGTTGCCTTaatgtggtgagaattacaaTGTTTATTATGACGCATCTAGGGTTGGTTGTGTTTTATGAAAGGTGctaaggtgatagcctatgcgtCTAAACatctcaaggttcatgagaagaattatcccactcatgactaGAGTTGGTTGCTGTGGTGTTTGCATGAAAGCTGTGGAGGCAGTACTTGTACGGAGTGCATGTGGATTTGTTCacagaccacaagagtctctAGTACGTGTTCACATAGAGGGAGTTGAATATATGCAGCGGAGGTGGTTGAAGCTGTTGAACGGTTATTACATTAGTGTCCACTACCATCCAGAGAAAGCAAATGCTGTAGCAGATGTTTTGAGTAGGTTGAGTATGAGAGTGAAGTCAACGTTGATGATGGgaagaaggagttggtgaaGGATGTACATAAACTGGCCAAACTAGGTGTGTGGTTGATAGCTTTTACTtgtgggggtgtttcagtttATCCTAGTTCTGAATAATCCTTGGTAGTTGATGTCTAAAAGTATCAGCATCTTGATCCTGTTTTGATGGAATTGAAGGACTTAGTGCTGATAAAGATGAATGAGTCCTCTGCTTTGGGAGATAACGACATACTTAGGTACCAGGACATGTTGTGTGTACAAAATGGGGATGATTTGCGAACCAAGATTGttgcagaggcccatggttcaaGGTATTTGATATATcaaggttccaccaagatgtatcatgacctcaagAAGATCTGTTGGTGGTATGGCATGAAGAAGTACATTGCTGAGTATGTGgacaagtgtcctaattgtcagcaggttaaggTGGAGCAACTTAGGTCTGGAGGTCTCACTCAGATGATTGATGTTccgacttggaagtgggaggccattaacatggacttcgtggttgggcTTCCAAGTACTAGGAggcaacatgactccatatgagttattgtggacaggatgactaagtatgcccactttatccctgttaAGTCTACTTACATGGCCGACGATTAAGCAAGACTCCACAATTATGAGATTGTGGGGTTGAATGgaattcctttgtctatcatttctgATAGAGGAGCTAAGTTCCTTTCGTATTTCCGGAGATCCTTCCTGAAAGTCTTAGGCACGCAGGTAAAGCTCAGTACCCCCttccatcctcagacagatgggcagGAAGAGCACACCATTCatacattggaggacatgttgagagcgtgtgAGATCGACTTCagaggtagttgggatgacAAGCTACCATTGatagagttctcatacaataacagttatcactccaGCATTTGAATGACACcttttgaggcactatatggtaggaggtgtaggtatcCAGTTCGGTGGTTCGAGGTTCCAGAGTCATctattttgggtccagagatcattcttgcggccttagagaaggtcaaCGTGATTATGTACTTTGCTACTGCTTACACGTGGCAGAAGTTTTATGTAGATAATAAGAAACgacccttagagtttgatgttggtgaccaaGTATACTTGAAGATATAACCTatgaaggggtgatgaggtttggcaggaaggggaagtGGAGTTCGAGGTATGTTAGGCCATACAAGATTGTACAacgtgtgggtgaggtggcctataacTTGACGTTTCCTGTGGAGCTTTCTTCTATTAATCCAATCTTTGatgtctctatgttaaagaagtgccttGGTGATCCAACATCGATTCTTCTTGTTGATGGTTTTGGGTTTGATGAACACTTTTCCTACGAAGAGGTTCCTGTAGAGATTTTACATCGGCAAGTAAAGCGGCAGAAAAAAAAGGAGGTttccacagtgaaggtattgtggaggaacCATCTCATTGAAGGTGCTACTTGAGAGGTCGAAGATGATATGAGATTCCGCTATCCTCCTCTTTTCAGCTATTGAAattagacttcctactcttgaatctaagtttccttatc
This DNA window, taken from Solanum lycopersicum chromosome 5, SLM_r2.1, encodes the following:
- the LOC138348792 gene encoding uncharacterized protein — protein: MRFGRKGKWSSRYVRPYKIVQRVGEVAYNLTFPVELSSINPIFDVSMLKKCLGDPTSILLVDGFGFDEHFSYEEVPVEILHRQVKRQKKKEVSTVKVLWRNHLIEGAT